In a single window of the Procambarus clarkii isolate CNS0578487 chromosome 51, FALCON_Pclarkii_2.0, whole genome shotgun sequence genome:
- the LOC123774578 gene encoding LOW QUALITY PROTEIN: phosphotriesterase-related protein (The sequence of the model RefSeq protein was modified relative to this genomic sequence to represent the inferred CDS: deleted 2 bases in 2 codons) yields the protein MKDKVQTVCGLVEPSSLGKTLTHEHLFMEFDVAFTPAKPEEKYMEDCKFTMENLGWIRQNPYSHKFNINLTQPEVQIAVMKEVSEFKKHGGGTIVENSTFGLNRNVSFMRKLSQQHGVNIIAGAGYYVMAAQNKETLGISVEDMVNSMTMELTFGCGDTPDIKCGIIGEIGCSWPLYDFERRTIQAAGETQAFVGCPVMFHPGRYHGAPEEIFRIYTEAGGDPQKMVMGHLDRTIHTLDLLVEYASLGTYCEYDLFGIETSHYQLNTSVDMPSDAQRISRIKHLVDNGFEDKILISHDIHTMHRLEAYGGHGYTHILKNIVPKMLDRGLSQDIVNKILIANPSTWLTFSK from the exons ATGAAGGACAAAGTACAGACAG TCTGTGGTCTGGTAGAGCccagctctctgggcaaaactctAACCCATGAGCATCTCTTTATGGAGTTTGATGTGGCATTTACTCCAGCCAAACCAGAGGAGAAGTACATGGAAGATTGCAAGTTTACTATGGAAAATTTGGGATGGATCAGACAAAATCC GTACAGTCACAAATTCAACATAAATCTTACTCAACCTGAAGTACAGATA GCAGTAATGAAGGAAGTTAGCGAGTTCAAGAAACATGGTGGT GGTACCATTGTTGAAAACAGCACATTTGGATTAAATAGAAACGTTTCCTTTATGCGGAAACTTAGTCAACAGCATGGAGTTAACATAATAGCAGGAGCAG GTTACTATGTGATGGCAGCACAAAACAAAGAAACCTTGGGTATATCTGTGGAAGATATGGTGAATTCTATGACAATGGAATTAACATTTGGATGTGGGGACACTCCTGATATAAAATGTGGCATCATTGGTGAAATTGGTTGTTCATGGCCATTGTATG acttTGAACGTCGCACTATCCAAGCAGCAGGAGAGACACAGGCATTTGTGGGATGTCCAGTGATGTTTCATCCTGGGCGTTACCATGGTGCTCCTGAAGAAATTTTCCGTATCTACACAGAAGCAGGCGGAGACCCCCAGAAAATGGTGATGGGTCACCTTGATA GAACCATCCACACATTAGATCTATTAGTGGAGTATGCATCACTTGGCACCTATTGTGAGTATGACTTGTTTGGGATAGAAACTTCTCATTACCAGCTTAACACAAGTGTTGACATGCCTTCTGATGCACAAAGGATTTCACGGATCAAGCACTTGGTTGACAATGGCTTTGAagacaaaattcttatatctcatgACATTCACACCATGCACCGTTTG gaaGCTTATGGTGGACATGGTTACACTCACATTCTGAAAAACATTGTTCCAAAAATGCTGGACCGTGGACTAAGCCAGGATATTGTTAACAAGATCCTTATCGCCAACCCTAGTACCTGGTTGACTTTCTCGAAGTGA